TCGGCGTGCCAGACCATCGCGGCTTCATGGCCCGATGCGAGTTTCAGCGCGCGCGCCATGTCGCGCTCGCGATTGATTCCGGGGAAAACGAGGACAGCGGATTTCATCGAAGGCCTAGAGAAGTTCAACCCGGTAATTCTCGATCACGGTGTTCGCCAGCAGCTTGTCGGCGGCAGCTTTCAGCGCGGCTTCCGCCTTGGCCTTGTCGGAGCCCGACATCTCGATGTCGAACACCTTGCCCTGGCGTACGCTGGCGACGCCGTCGACGCCGAGCGATTTCAGCGCCCCTTCGATAGCCTTGCCCTGCGGATCGAGAATGCCTGATTTCAGTGTAACGGTGACGCGCGCTTTCACTTCCGACCTCTAGCTCTTGACCAGCACCGGACCGGAGCCGACCGGCCGCTCGTTTTCCATCAGAATGCCCAGCCTTTTCGCGACCTCGGTATAGGCCTCCAACAGGCCGCCGAGATCCCTGCGGAAGCGGTCCTTGTCGAGCTTCTCGTTCGACTTGACGTCCCACAGCCGGCACGAATCGGGCGAAATCTCGTCGGCGACAATGATTCGCATCATGTCGTTCTCGAACAGCCGGCCGCATTCCATCTTGAAATCGACCAGCCGGATGCCGATGCCCAGAAACAGTCCGGTCAGGAAGTCGTTGACGCGGATCGCCAGCGCCATGATGTCGTCGATTTCCTGCGGCGTGGCCCAGCCAAACGCCGTGATGTGCTCTTCCGAGACCATGGGGTCGTTGAGCTGGTCGTTCTTGTAATAGAACTCGATGATCGAGCGCGGCAGCTGGGTACCTTCCTCGATGCCGAGGCGCTGCGACAGCGACCCCGCCGCCACGTTCCGCACCACCACCTCGAGCGGCACGATCTCGACCTCGCGAATCAGCTGCTCGCGCATGTTGAGCCGGCGGATGAAGTGGGTCGGCACCCCGATGTCGTTGAGGTGCTGAAACAGGTACTCCGAAATCCGGTTGTTGAGGACGCCCTTGCCCTCGATCACCTGGTGTTTCTTGGCATTGAACGCGGTCGCGTCGTCCTTGAAGTGCTGGATCAGGGTTCCAGGCTCCGGGCCTTCGTAAAGGACCTTGGCCTTGCCTTCATAAATGCGGCGTCGACGGCTCATTGGGATGTACCGTGTGTTGTTGAAATCCATGAATTTGGTGTGCTCCGGATGACATAGGGATTGCGACCCACGACGGAGCTGCCGTGAAGGCCAGGAACGGGAAACAGAACAAGAACCGGGCCTGCAGGCAACCTATCCGATTGGCCTATCGAGCACAATCGATCCGGTCCGTTTGGGGCGAGTTTTACCCCTCTCCCTGCGGCTTAAAGCCGGTTGTTTTAACGAATGGCTACCGTTATCTAAGCGCGCGAGCCGGCGGCCGCAATGAGGCCGTTTTAACCATTTTTGGCACAGGGATCGGAACCCGGGAATGAGCACATTCGACAAGCGTGAGGAGGGTTTCGAGAAGAAGTTCGCCCTCGACGAGGAACAGAAGTTCAAGGCGGAAGCCCGCCGCAACCGGCTGCTCGGAATGTGGGTAGCGGAGAAGCTCGGACTGACGGGCGAGGCCGCCACGGCCTATGCCAAGGACGTCGTGGCCTCGGACTTCGAGGAAGCCGGCGACGCCGACGTGGTCCGCAAGGTGCTGGCCGACCTCACCGCCAAGGGCGTCGCCATCACCGAGCCGCAGCTTCGCGTAAAGATGGACGAGCTGATGGCGCAGGCCATCCAGCAGGTGAAGGCCGGGACGTAAGGGGCGACCTCGCCGCTCCTGTCATTCCGGACGCCGCGCAGCGGCGATCCGGAAACCGGAAGTGATTCTTGCTCAGCTCGAGATTCCCCGATGTGCAATTGCACATCTGAGGTTCGCATCTTCGATGCGCCCCGGAATGACGACGATGAAGCCTCACCCTTCCTTGAAGCCGTATTCCGGCACGTTGCCGCTGGCGCCGTAATATTTGTACGGCAGGAACTTGCCCGACATCGTGATCTTGACGCGGTCGCCCTTGGGGTTGGGCAGGCGCTCCATCACCATGTCGAAATCGATCGCCGACATGATGCCATCGCCATACTCTTCCTCGATCAGCGCCTTCCAGGCCGGGCCGTTGATCATCACCAGTTCGTAGAACCGGTAGATCAGGGGATCGGTCGGCGGCATCGGCGTGCCCTCGCCGCGCATCGGCGTCTCGTTCAGCATCGCCACTTCCGATTTCGACAACCCGAACAGCTCGCCGGCATTGGCGGCCTGCGGCTTGGTCAGCTTCATCTGGCCGAGGATGGCGCCGACGATCAGCACTTCGGAATAGCCGCCGATCTTTTCGCAGATGTGCTTCCAGCTCCAGCCCTTCTCGCGCTTGATGTCGAGCAGCTTCTCGGTGAGGTCGGATCGTTTCATTTTTGTCGTCTCCTTTGGTGATTAGCGCGCGATCGCCTGCGTCGGACCGGTTTCGATGCCTTTCGACGCCGACACGATGGTTGGTTCGTTCAAGCCGATCCGCACCAACGGCACATTGCGCGGATCGTGACCGGGCACGTCGGCGGCAAAGGTCTTGCTGCGGCTGACCAGG
The sequence above is drawn from the Bradyrhizobium sediminis genome and encodes:
- the purS gene encoding phosphoribosylformylglycinamidine synthase subunit PurS, which encodes MKARVTVTLKSGILDPQGKAIEGALKSLGVDGVASVRQGKVFDIEMSGSDKAKAEAALKAAADKLLANTVIENYRVELL
- the purC gene encoding phosphoribosylaminoimidazolesuccinocarboxamide synthase produces the protein MSRRRRIYEGKAKVLYEGPEPGTLIQHFKDDATAFNAKKHQVIEGKGVLNNRISEYLFQHLNDIGVPTHFIRRLNMREQLIREVEIVPLEVVVRNVAAGSLSQRLGIEEGTQLPRSIIEFYYKNDQLNDPMVSEEHITAFGWATPQEIDDIMALAIRVNDFLTGLFLGIGIRLVDFKMECGRLFENDMMRIIVADEISPDSCRLWDVKSNEKLDKDRFRRDLGGLLEAYTEVAKRLGILMENERPVGSGPVLVKS
- a CDS encoding DUF1476 domain-containing protein, with the protein product MSTFDKREEGFEKKFALDEEQKFKAEARRNRLLGMWVAEKLGLTGEAATAYAKDVVASDFEEAGDADVVRKVLADLTAKGVAITEPQLRVKMDELMAQAIQQVKAGT
- the cynS gene encoding cyanase, which codes for MKRSDLTEKLLDIKREKGWSWKHICEKIGGYSEVLIVGAILGQMKLTKPQAANAGELFGLSKSEVAMLNETPMRGEGTPMPPTDPLIYRFYELVMINGPAWKALIEEEYGDGIMSAIDFDMVMERLPNPKGDRVKITMSGKFLPYKYYGASGNVPEYGFKEG